The stretch of DNA TCACGTTTGGAAATGGTGTACCACTCCTGCGGCTCCGCCGGTGCCGTCCAATCTTCATTCAGTTTGAACATTTTCATGCCGCCCCAGAAGGAGCCGAAGCTGAACCAGGCATCGCCGTTTTCATCCACGATGACGTTCGGATCAATGGCGTTCCACATGTCCCGATTGGGTACCGACTGCAACACCAGGCCCTGGTCTTCCCAGCCGTAATCGTCCGACTCGGGGTTTAGGGTCTTGGTGGTCGTGACACCCATACCGGAGGTGTTCTTCCCGAAGGCGGAGACGGAGTAGTACAGGTACCACTGCTCCGTGTCTTCATTATAGATGATGTCCGGCGCCCACAAGTGGCCATTAAACTCCGGCGCCACCTCTCTGGCCCAGTCCGGCTCGCCTTCAAAAGCACGCCCCTGACGCTCCCAGCTCACCATGTCCTCGGAGTTGTAAATGGTGATACCGGGGCCGGTACTGAACAGGTAGTACTGATCGCCCTCTTTTGCCATAACCGGGTCATGAATGCTGACCTGCTTCTGGGCCTGACACCCCACGGCGCTCAGTGCCGCCAGCGACACAACAATGCCTTTTAACCAGTGTTTAACGTTCATGGTGTTACCTCATGGTCCGTAAGTCGGTTGGTGGTCAGTCCAACATGGAGGGTTTGCCAAATACCGGGAAGCCGTCTGCATCGTATTTGACCGGCTTGATGAAGGTATGGCGATCCGGATTCCACAGCGGGTCTCCTTCGATTTCGGTGTAGGTCCGGGCGTGGTACACCAGCATATCGGTCTTACCGTCTTCAGCGACGGTGAAACTATTATGGCCCGGGCCGTAAATCGCATTGTCCATATCGCTCTGGAATACCGGCTTCTGGGATTTGGTCCAGCTCTTTGGATCCAACAGATCGGCGTCCTGATCAGCCCAGATGATACCCATGCAATAATTTTCGTCGGTGGCGCTACCGGAGTAGGTAATGAAGATGCGGCCATTGCGAATCAGCACGGCCGGCCCTTCGTTGACCATAAAACCACGGGTTTCCCATTCCAGTTCGGGGATGGTCAACAGTACCGGCTCACCGGCGATAGCATCGGGTGTATCCATCGGCGCGATATACAGATTGGAGTTTCCCGGAATGCCGTTCTGCTTTTGTGCCCAGACGTAGTAGAGCTGGTCTTTATGGGTAAACGTTGTGGCATCCAGACAGAAGGTATCCATGCCGGTATCGATCTGCTTGGGTTCGGTCCATTCACCTTCGAGGGGGTTAGCGGCGTCGGTGCTGACGACGTACATGCGATGCTGGAACAGCCCGTCTTTGATTTCCCGGGTCGGTGCCGCCGCGAAGTAGATGTACCAGGCCCCCTGATTGAAATGGATTTCCGGTGCCCAGATCAGTTCGCTGAACGGGCCTGTATCCGGCTTGTGCCAGACGGCCACGCGCTCCGCGTCAGGCAGCTCGGCAATGGTTTTGGCCCGACGCAGCTCCAGCCGGTCGTAGGCCGGCACCGAGGCGGTGAAATAATAATAGCCGTCGGTGTGTTTGTGGATATAGGGATCGGCGCGTTGTTCGATCAGGGGCGTGAGCAGTTCGGTCATTGTTCTCTCCAGGGTGTTGTCATGGCAACATGGTATTCATTAAGTCGAGGCGGTTGTGGCGGATGCCGCAGTTGGCGTAGGGCGGATAAGGCCGAAGGCCGCATCCGCCGTAACCCGCCCTGGCGCATACGCCCTAACCCATCTATGAAATATTCGGATCCGCTTCGGCCAGGGCGGAATCCGCCAGGCTGTCCCGCTTCATTTCTTCATAGAATTTGTCGGTAATTTTGTACTTGAACATCAGGCCGCCCATGATGGCGTGGAACAGGCCCGGAATGACGGAGAGCATCAAGGCGATACCCGTCAGGGTGAACGCGCTCTGCTCCACGTTGGCTTCGTAGTTGAAATAGGTCAGTAGCAGGCCAACGATAAAGCCGGCGGCGCCCATGCCGGCCTTCTGGAAAAAGCTGATGCCACCGAACGCCAGGCCCGATACACGCTTGCCGGTTTTCGCCTGACCGTAGTCCACGGACTCGGCAATCGCGCTCCAGAACACCGGCGCGTGCAGGTCGACCACGAAGGAAATCAGGAAGTAGAGGATGAACGCCAACCAGATATCTCCGGGCTGAACCGCGAAGAACATGATTACGCTCAATACCCCAACGGCCAACTGCGTCCAGCGGAACAGCTGGATTTTGCAGTAGCGTTTGGTAATCCAGGTGGAGGCGATCATGGCCAATAGCGCCCCAGTGACCCCGGTGGTCATGAAGGCGGAGAGCATTTTGGCATCGGCTCCCAGGTAATACTTGGCGTAATAGGCGGCCACGGAGCTGCGGATCACATAACCCAGGGTGCCGGTAAAGCACACCGCGCACAGCACCAGCCACTGGTCGTTTTTCAGCAGAATCTTGAGCTGCTCGCCGAAAGTCTTGTCCTGCACCTCGTGCTTCACCCGCTCGGTGGTGGTAAAAAAACAGAACAGGAACAACAGCGTACCGAGAATCCCCATCAGCCCCATGGAGGCTTGATAACCCACCGCCAGGTCACCATCGCCCCAGGCTTCCGCCATGATCGGCACAATAATGGTGACCAGAAACGCGGCCACTTTGGCCAGAAACAGACGATAGCCGTTCGCCGACAGGCGCTCTTTCGGGTCCGCCGTCAATACGCCAATCAGGGAGATATAGGGAATAGTCACGGAGGTGAACATCACCGTCACCAGAATGTAAGTGGCGTAAGCCCACACCAGCTTGGCGTTGTAACTCCAGTCCGGCGTGGTGAACATCAGGAAGATGGACAGACCGAAGGGCACAGACAGGAATAAAAAGTACGGACGGTAGCGCCCCCAACGGGTGTCCACCTTGTCGGTGATCATGCCCATCAATGGGTCAGTAAAGGCATCCACCAGTCGAGCCACCAGGAACAGAATCCCCATATGCGACGGCTTCAATCCGAAGATATCGGTATAGAAGTAGGCCACGATGAGGAACATGGAGGAGATCACCAGGTTGACCGCGGTATCACCGCTGCCAAAACCCACTTTCTCCAATACCGTCAGTTTCTGGGTTTTCATTCGCTTGGGCTCTTATTGTCAGGTGGTGTCAGATACAAAAACGGCGGGCACCCGAAGGCCCCGCCGATTGGTACGCCGTTTATACGCCCTGCTTGAGGTGGTAGTAAGCGGCGTTCTGGCGCAGTTCGTCTTTGAAGGTGCGCACTTTGGTGTCGTTGTCGATCACGACCGCTTCAACGCCGGCCATTTCGGCGAAGTCGATGATCTGCTCGGTGGTCACGCCCTGGCTGTACACGCTGTGGTGAGCACCACCGGCGTGAATCCAGGCGGCGCCGGCGATACCCAGGTTCGGGCGAGGCTCCCACAGGGCCGAAGCGACCGGCAGCTTGGGCAGGTCCGCTGGCGGGGCCACGGTATCCAGCTCGTTGACTACGATACGGAAACGGGTACCCAGGTCCACGGTGGTGATGTTCATGGCCGGGCCAGGCTTGCCGGTAAACTTGAGGCGAGCGATGTCCTTGCGAATCCCGATGGTGTGCAGGGCCACTTCCAGGCGCGGTTTCTGCGCGGCGATGGTCGGGCAGATTTCCAGCATGTGGGCGCCCAGCACCTGATCCCGCGTGCCCAGGTTGTAGGTGTAATCTTCCATAAAGGAAGTGCCACCTTCTTTGCCCTGGCTGATCACTTTTACGATCCGGGTCATGGCCGCGGTTTTCCAGTCACCTTCGCCGCCGTAGCCGTAGCCTTTGGCCATCAGGCGCTGGGTGGCCATACCGGGCAGGCCGGTCAGGCCGGTCAGGTTTTCAAAGTTGTTGGTAAAGGCCTTGAAGCCGCCTTTTTCCAGAAAACGCTCCATGCCAATTTCCAGGCGCGCTTCGTTCTTGATCATGGCCATCTGGTGCTCGTCTTTCAGCACCTCTTCTGCCACTTCGTAGGTCTGGAGATACTCATCGACCAGGGCGTTGGCGTCTTCATCGCTGACTGCGTCAACGACCTCGGCCAGATCACCCAAACCAAAGGCGTGTACTTCGTAGCCGAAGTGAATCTGGGCCGCCACCTTGTCACCTTCGGTCACCGCCACCTGACGCATGTTGTCGCCAAAGCGGGCCACTTTCAGAGTCTGGGACTCGGCCCAGCCCATGGCGACGCGCAACCAGTCGTCGATTTCCTGCTGAACACGGTCCTGCTGCCAGTGACCGACCACCACGCGGCGATCCTGACGCAGACGGGTGCCGATGTAACCAAACTCGCGGTCACCGTGGGCGCTCTGGTGCAGGTTCATGTAGTCCATGTTGATTTCGGCCCAGGGCAACTCGGCGTTGAACTGGGTGTGCAGGTGCATGTAGGGCTTGTTCAGCGCCTTCAGGCCGGCAATCCACATCTTGGCCGGAGAGAAGGTGTGCATCCACAGAATCAGACCGACACAATTGCTGTCGTTATTCGCACGCTGACAGACTTCCAGAATCTCGTCCGGAGACTTGACCGTCGGCTGGGCGACAATTTTGGCGGAAATCTTGTCCGAGCCGGTCAACCCGTCGGCAATTTGCTGGCTGTTCGCCGCGACCTGCTCCAATACTTTGGGGCCGTAGAGGTGCTGGGAACCCGTGACGAACCAGATTTCTTTATCACCGTAAATTTTCATAGCTGTAATCCTGAATAAGGCAGTTGCCGAAAAGGGTTAATCAATTCTGACCGTAGTAAGCGTTTTTGCCGTGCTTACGCAGGTAGTGTTTGTCGATGATGGCCTGCTTGAGAGGCTGCACATCGGGGCGCAAAGTGCGGGTGAGGTAGGCCATTTTGGCCATCTCTTCCAGAACCACCGCGTGATACACCGACTGGGCCGCGTCTTTACCCCAGGTGAAGGGCGCGTGGCCGGCAATGATGCACATGGGGGTTTCCACCGGGCTGCGATCTTTGAAACAGTCGGTAATCTGTACGCCGGTTTCTTCTTCGTAGTCGCGTTTGATCTGCTCATCGCTCATCACCGCGGTCACCGGAATATCGCCGTAGGCGTAGTCGGCGTGAGTGGTGCCATAGCAGGGAATCGGCTGCTGGGCCTGCGCCCAGGCTGTAGCGTAGGTGGAGTGGGTGTGGGTCACGCCACCTATGCTCTCGAAGTGCCGATACAGATGGGTGTGGGTTTTGGTGTCCGAGGAGGGACGCATCTTGCCTTCCACTACATTGTTGTCGAGGTCGACCACAACAATGTCATCCACTTTCATATCTTCGTACGCCACACCGCTGGGCTTGATAGCAACCACGCCCTTATCACGGTCGATCTGCGATACGTTGCCCCAGGTGTACACCACCAGCTTGCGGTGGTGCAGCTCCATATTGGCTTCGAATACCTGCTCTTTCAGTTCGCGGTAGCTCATTTGCGCTCTCCTTCCACAAAGGCGCCCAGCGCCTGGTAATTCTGGTACAAACGATCATAAACGGCGGCGTTATCGGCGTTCGGCGTGTAGCTCTTGCACACGGGCGAAGCCATCACCTTCTGGGCCGCGGCCACATCGGGATGAACACCGGCAATGGTGGAGGCAAAAATGGCGGCGCCCAGGGCGCAGCTCTGCTCGCTTTCCAGTACATCGATCTGGC from Marinimicrobium koreense encodes:
- the araD gene encoding L-ribulose-5-phosphate 4-epimerase AraD; this translates as MSYRELKEQVFEANMELHHRKLVVYTWGNVSQIDRDKGVVAIKPSGVAYEDMKVDDIVVVDLDNNVVEGKMRPSSDTKTHTHLYRHFESIGGVTHTHSTYATAWAQAQQPIPCYGTTHADYAYGDIPVTAVMSDEQIKRDYEEETGVQITDCFKDRSPVETPMCIIAGHAPFTWGKDAAQSVYHAVVLEEMAKMAYLTRTLRPDVQPLKQAIIDKHYLRKHGKNAYYGQN
- the araA gene encoding L-arabinose isomerase, giving the protein MKIYGDKEIWFVTGSQHLYGPKVLEQVAANSQQIADGLTGSDKISAKIVAQPTVKSPDEILEVCQRANNDSNCVGLILWMHTFSPAKMWIAGLKALNKPYMHLHTQFNAELPWAEINMDYMNLHQSAHGDREFGYIGTRLRQDRRVVVGHWQQDRVQQEIDDWLRVAMGWAESQTLKVARFGDNMRQVAVTEGDKVAAQIHFGYEVHAFGLGDLAEVVDAVSDEDANALVDEYLQTYEVAEEVLKDEHQMAMIKNEARLEIGMERFLEKGGFKAFTNNFENLTGLTGLPGMATQRLMAKGYGYGGEGDWKTAAMTRIVKVISQGKEGGTSFMEDYTYNLGTRDQVLGAHMLEICPTIAAQKPRLEVALHTIGIRKDIARLKFTGKPGPAMNITTVDLGTRFRIVVNELDTVAPPADLPKLPVASALWEPRPNLGIAGAAWIHAGGAHHSVYSQGVTTEQIIDFAEMAGVEAVVIDNDTKVRTFKDELRQNAAYYHLKQGV
- a CDS encoding MFS transporter; this translates as MKTQKLTVLEKVGFGSGDTAVNLVISSMFLIVAYFYTDIFGLKPSHMGILFLVARLVDAFTDPLMGMITDKVDTRWGRYRPYFLFLSVPFGLSIFLMFTTPDWSYNAKLVWAYATYILVTVMFTSVTIPYISLIGVLTADPKERLSANGYRLFLAKVAAFLVTIIVPIMAEAWGDGDLAVGYQASMGLMGILGTLLFLFCFFTTTERVKHEVQDKTFGEQLKILLKNDQWLVLCAVCFTGTLGYVIRSSVAAYYAKYYLGADAKMLSAFMTTGVTGALLAMIASTWITKRYCKIQLFRWTQLAVGVLSVIMFFAVQPGDIWLAFILYFLISFVVDLHAPVFWSAIAESVDYGQAKTGKRVSGLAFGGISFFQKAGMGAAGFIVGLLLTYFNYEANVEQSAFTLTGIALMLSVIPGLFHAIMGGLMFKYKITDKFYEEMKRDSLADSALAEADPNIS
- a CDS encoding glycoside hydrolase family 43 protein, whose amino-acid sequence is MTELLTPLIEQRADPYIHKHTDGYYYFTASVPAYDRLELRRAKTIAELPDAERVAVWHKPDTGPFSELIWAPEIHFNQGAWYIYFAAAPTREIKDGLFQHRMYVVSTDAANPLEGEWTEPKQIDTGMDTFCLDATTFTHKDQLYYVWAQKQNGIPGNSNLYIAPMDTPDAIAGEPVLLTIPELEWETRGFMVNEGPAVLIRNGRIFITYSGSATDENYCMGIIWADQDADLLDPKSWTKSQKPVFQSDMDNAIYGPGHNSFTVAEDGKTDMLVYHARTYTEIEGDPLWNPDRHTFIKPVKYDADGFPVFGKPSMLD
- a CDS encoding arabinan endo-1,5-alpha-L-arabinosidase, whose amino-acid sequence is MNVKHWLKGIVVSLAALSAVGCQAQKQVSIHDPVMAKEGDQYYLFSTGPGITIYNSEDMVSWERQGRAFEGEPDWAREVAPEFNGHLWAPDIIYNEDTEQWYLYYSVSAFGKNTSGMGVTTTKTLNPESDDYGWEDQGLVLQSVPNRDMWNAIDPNVIVDENGDAWFSFGSFWGGMKMFKLNEDWTAPAEPQEWYTISKRDRSILVDDTQAGPAQIEGPFIFKKGDYYYQFVSWGLCCRGADSTYHMVVGRSKDVTGPYLDKTGKPMNEGGGTIILKGNDDWYGLGHNSAYTFDGKDYLVFHAYEAADEGLQKLKIAEIEWTEDGWPEIDPAVLDEYQSVLIEE